One Acanthochromis polyacanthus isolate Apoly-LR-REF ecotype Palm Island chromosome 6, KAUST_Apoly_ChrSc, whole genome shotgun sequence DNA segment encodes these proteins:
- the si:ch211-167b20.8 gene encoding protein phosphatase 1 regulatory subunit 3A isoform X8 — MSFLTIPSQEGRFTTIKTSKSEEETESRSPMDAEDNNDDDDEDDDTDVRLIPRCSPVPRKRGASIYDETAEYMRIHLALSAGKRVSFADTTGGDLVDVREFVAFDADEEEGSARWEEEEAKYRKPEREPTYTVYPEFNAAAGGALLQAVRSNKVEVERMSPVENEPLAFRVLIRVLNVSFHKSVYIRATMDNWATYFDHPAEYVQGSNDGDTDQFSLKLSFAPPYLTHGSRIEFVVRYETSDGDYWANNSSMNYVVTLLLSYEEDPALANANVKQIRSILKPPKAYSMNDHFDSEDELEKEEEEEGTSKPQLVQPTVTCPVIMQPEIDVEEKYDWNVGSLASRGHIC, encoded by the exons ATGTCTTTTTTGACCATACCAAGTCAGGAGGGCCGTTTTACCACGATTAAAACCAGCAAGTCAGAAGAGGAGACAGAGAGCAGGTCACCCATGGACGCCGAGGACAAtaatgatgatgacgatgaagATGATGACACCGACGTTCGCCTCATCCCAAGATGCTCCCCGGTGCCCAGAAAGCGAGGTGCGTCCATCTACGATGAGACTGCTGAGTACATGCGTATCCATTTGGCGTTGTCCGCCGGAAAGAGGGTGTCATTCGCCGATACAACAGGTGGGGACCTGGTGGATGTGAGGGAATTTGTAGCCTTCGATGCGGACGAGGAAGAGGGGAGCGCAAggtgggaggaagaggaggcaaaGTACCGAAAACCAGAGCGAGAGCCGACCTATACTGTGTACCCAGAGTTTAACGCGGCCGCCGGCGGTGCCCTGCTGCAGGCTGTGCGCTCCAACAAAGTGGAGGTTGAGCGGATGTCTCCAGTAGAGAATGAGCCACTTGCCTTCAGGGTGCTAATAAGAGTCTTGAACGTCTCCTTCCACaaatcagtttatatcagagcCACCATGGACAACTGGGCTACTTACTTTGACCACCCAGCAGAGTATGTCCAGGGATCTAATGATGGGGACACTGATCAGTTCTCCCTCAAGCTGTCTTTCGCACCTCCTTATCTCACACATGGCTCCCGCATTGAGTTTGTTGTTCGGTATGAAACCTCAGATGGTGACTACTGGGCCAATAACTCCTCTATGAATTACGTGGTAACTCTGCTCCTGTCCTATGAAGAAGATCCAGCTCTGGCAAACGCCAATGTAAAACAAATCAGAAGTATCCTGAAACCTCCAAAAGCTTACAG CATGAATGACCATTTCGATTCAGAGGATGaactggaaaaagaagaag aagaagaagggacCTCCAAGCCACAACTAGTCCAGCCTACAGTCACCTGCCCGGTCATCATGCAGCCAGAAATCGATGTAGAG GAAAAATATGATTGGAATGTTGGCTCTCTTGCCAGCAGAGGACACATTTGCTAA
- the si:ch211-167b20.8 gene encoding protein phosphatase 1 regulatory subunit 3A isoform X7 produces MSFLTIPSQEGRFTTIKTSKSEEETESRSPMDAEDNNDDDDEDDDTDVRLIPRCSPVPRKRGASIYDETAEYMRIHLALSAGKRVSFADTTGGDLVDVREFVAFDADEEEGSARWEEEEAKYRKPEREPTYTVYPEFNAAAGGALLQAVRSNKVEVERMSPVENEPLAFRVLIRVLNVSFHKSVYIRATMDNWATYFDHPAEYVQGSNDGDTDQFSLKLSFAPPYLTHGSRIEFVVRYETSDGDYWANNSSMNYVVTLLLSYEEDPALANANVKQIRSILKPPKAYSMNDHFDSEDELEKEEAEEEGTSKPQLVQPTVTCPVIMQPEIDVEEKYDWNVGSLASRGHIC; encoded by the exons ATGTCTTTTTTGACCATACCAAGTCAGGAGGGCCGTTTTACCACGATTAAAACCAGCAAGTCAGAAGAGGAGACAGAGAGCAGGTCACCCATGGACGCCGAGGACAAtaatgatgatgacgatgaagATGATGACACCGACGTTCGCCTCATCCCAAGATGCTCCCCGGTGCCCAGAAAGCGAGGTGCGTCCATCTACGATGAGACTGCTGAGTACATGCGTATCCATTTGGCGTTGTCCGCCGGAAAGAGGGTGTCATTCGCCGATACAACAGGTGGGGACCTGGTGGATGTGAGGGAATTTGTAGCCTTCGATGCGGACGAGGAAGAGGGGAGCGCAAggtgggaggaagaggaggcaaaGTACCGAAAACCAGAGCGAGAGCCGACCTATACTGTGTACCCAGAGTTTAACGCGGCCGCCGGCGGTGCCCTGCTGCAGGCTGTGCGCTCCAACAAAGTGGAGGTTGAGCGGATGTCTCCAGTAGAGAATGAGCCACTTGCCTTCAGGGTGCTAATAAGAGTCTTGAACGTCTCCTTCCACaaatcagtttatatcagagcCACCATGGACAACTGGGCTACTTACTTTGACCACCCAGCAGAGTATGTCCAGGGATCTAATGATGGGGACACTGATCAGTTCTCCCTCAAGCTGTCTTTCGCACCTCCTTATCTCACACATGGCTCCCGCATTGAGTTTGTTGTTCGGTATGAAACCTCAGATGGTGACTACTGGGCCAATAACTCCTCTATGAATTACGTGGTAACTCTGCTCCTGTCCTATGAAGAAGATCCAGCTCTGGCAAACGCCAATGTAAAACAAATCAGAAGTATCCTGAAACCTCCAAAAGCTTACAG CATGAATGACCATTTCGATTCAGAGGATGaactggaaaaagaagaag cagaagaagaagggacCTCCAAGCCACAACTAGTCCAGCCTACAGTCACCTGCCCGGTCATCATGCAGCCAGAAATCGATGTAGAG GAAAAATATGATTGGAATGTTGGCTCTCTTGCCAGCAGAGGACACATTTGCTAA